The Polaribacter sp. MED152 region TGACTCCAGATGCAAAAACACTAAATCAATCTACTGCAAATACATTATCATTAAAAGAAAATATTCTTATTTTAACAGGGCATTATAAAGGTGTAGACCAAAGAATAAGAGATAAATTTATTACAAAAGAAATTTCTATTGGCGATTATGTTTTAACTGGTGGTGAATTGGCTTCTGCAGTTTTAGTGGATGCTATTGTAAGATTAATTCCAGGAGTTATTGGTGATGAACAATCTGCACTTACAGATTCTTTTCAAGACAATTTATTATCTCCTCCTGTGTACACAAGGCCTGCAGAATTTGAAGGACTAAAGGTTCCTGAAATCTTATTGTCGGGTAATTTTCCGAAAATTGAAGATTGGAGAAGCAATGA contains the following coding sequences:
- the trmD gene encoding tRNA (guanosine(37)-N1)-methyltransferase TrmD encodes the protein MRIDIISVAPGLLESPFNHSIIKRAKEKGLAEIVIHDLRKYGLGNYKQIDDTQFGGGAGMVLMIEPISNCIKKLQAERTYDEIIYMTPDAKTLNQSTANTLSLKENILILTGHYKGVDQRIRDKFITKEISIGDYVLTGGELASAVLVDAIVRLIPGVIGDEQSALTDSFQDNLLSPPVYTRPAEFEGLKVPEILLSGNFPKIEDWRSNEAYNRTKEIRPDLLDD